One part of the Methylobacterium mesophilicum SR1.6/6 genome encodes these proteins:
- a CDS encoding MFS transporter — translation MDTRAIPAGLAVQDGTRSDGVTDLERDTIRRINRRFMPILVVAYMVSFIDRVNVGFAALTANRELGLSATAYGWGAGIFFLGYFLFEYPSNVMMGRVGARLWLSRIMITWGFISAGMALVTGPVSFCIARFLLGVAEAGFFPGLLLFAALWYPKAYRARCIGIMLVGMAVSSLVGAPISGLLLGLDGWLGLSGWQWMYILEGLPAVFLGVLLLFVLTDTPDKAEWLNREQRDWLRRTLAAEPARPHAAPNVWATIRDPRVLFYAFLFFNVTTASYGLSLWLPQIVKAAGLTNAQTGFVTAIPYAFGTLAMVLGGWWSDRHADRIVPTAAMTFLVAAGLTASVWLAAPLAQFAAICVVMIGIYGLKGPSLALYTESFPGPAAAGSIAMVTALGNLSGFLPPYLVGWIKDATGQFTYGLLFLAAIAFLGGVQALLAPAFERRLAASAPR, via the coding sequence ATGGACACGCGGGCAATCCCCGCCGGCCTCGCCGTACAGGACGGCACGCGGTCGGACGGGGTGACGGACCTGGAGCGTGACACGATCCGCCGGATCAACCGGCGGTTCATGCCGATCCTCGTCGTCGCCTACATGGTTTCGTTCATCGACCGGGTGAATGTCGGCTTCGCGGCGCTGACCGCCAACCGGGAGCTCGGCCTCTCGGCCACCGCCTACGGCTGGGGCGCGGGCATCTTCTTCCTCGGCTACTTCCTGTTCGAGTATCCGAGCAACGTGATGATGGGCCGGGTCGGCGCCCGACTCTGGCTGTCCCGCATCATGATCACCTGGGGCTTCATCTCGGCCGGGATGGCACTCGTGACCGGGCCGGTCTCGTTCTGCATCGCCCGGTTCCTGCTCGGCGTCGCGGAGGCCGGGTTCTTCCCCGGCCTGCTGCTGTTCGCCGCGCTCTGGTACCCGAAGGCGTACCGCGCCCGCTGCATCGGCATCATGCTGGTGGGCATGGCGGTGTCGAGCCTCGTCGGCGCGCCGATCTCGGGGCTGCTGCTGGGTCTCGACGGGTGGCTCGGGCTGTCCGGCTGGCAGTGGATGTACATCCTCGAAGGGCTGCCGGCGGTCTTCCTGGGCGTGCTGCTGCTGTTCGTCCTGACCGACACGCCCGACAAGGCCGAATGGCTCAACCGCGAGCAGCGGGACTGGCTGCGCCGGACGCTTGCGGCCGAGCCGGCCCGGCCGCATGCCGCGCCGAACGTCTGGGCGACGATCCGCGATCCGCGGGTGCTGTTCTACGCGTTCCTGTTCTTCAACGTCACGACGGCGAGCTACGGCCTGAGCCTGTGGCTGCCGCAGATCGTCAAGGCCGCCGGCCTGACCAACGCCCAGACCGGCTTCGTGACCGCGATCCCCTACGCGTTCGGCACCCTCGCGATGGTGCTGGGCGGCTGGTGGTCGGACCGGCACGCGGACCGGATCGTGCCGACCGCCGCCATGACCTTCCTGGTCGCCGCCGGCCTCACCGCTTCGGTCTGGCTCGCCGCGCCGCTCGCGCAGTTCGCCGCGATCTGCGTGGTGATGATCGGCATCTACGGGCTGAAAGGTCCCTCGCTCGCTCTCTACACCGAGAGCTTTCCCGGCCCGGCGGCGGCCGGCTCGATCGCCATGGTGACGGCGCTCGGCAACCTGTCGGGCTTCCTGCCCCCCTACCTCGTCGGCTGGATCAAGGATGCGACGGGGCAATTCACCTACGGCCTCCTGTTCCTGGCCGCGATCGCCTTCCTGGGGGGCGTGCAGGCCCTGCTCGCCCCCGCCTTCGAGCGGCGCCTCGCCGCCTCCGCGCCACGATGA
- a CDS encoding MFS transporter: MLATDTALGEARPALHHRVASILGGSVGNLIEWFDLHIYTAFSLYFAPQFFPGDSPNVQLLNAAGIFALGFLLRPLGSWIFGVYADRHGRRTALSLCVTLMCAGSLLIAICPTYEQAGILAPAMLLLARMLQGLSLGGEYGASSVYLTEIADPRRRGFFSSFNYVTLISGQLLATFLLVVMRALLSSDQIAAWGWRVPFAIGAACAVIGYALRRNIDETDQFRALERRGTAERPTLRLLAQPRALVLVAGMTVGGTVAFFTYTVYMHRFLSNSAGLTRDQTTLVSCATLFVFALLQPLLGALSDRIGRKPLLLAFGVLGTLGTVPLMTAMTRVHDARSALILLMIALVIVSGYTSVNSVVKAELFPTSVRVLGVGLPYTLATSVFGGSAEYVGLWFKHLGHETLFFYYVSACIACTFVTTLFLKEGGTASLDPERVGGEPHPSKGLVTGVAPLADSPRTAQG; encoded by the coding sequence ATGCTCGCAACCGACACCGCCCTCGGGGAGGCGCGCCCCGCCCTCCACCACCGCGTCGCCTCGATCCTTGGCGGGTCGGTGGGCAACCTGATCGAGTGGTTCGACCTGCACATCTACACGGCGTTCTCCCTCTACTTCGCGCCGCAGTTCTTCCCCGGCGATTCGCCAAACGTGCAGCTCCTCAACGCCGCCGGGATCTTCGCCCTGGGCTTCCTGCTGCGGCCCCTCGGGAGCTGGATCTTCGGCGTCTACGCCGACCGGCACGGGCGGCGCACCGCGCTGAGTCTGTGCGTGACCCTGATGTGCGCGGGGTCGCTGCTGATCGCGATCTGCCCGACCTACGAGCAGGCAGGTATCCTGGCGCCTGCGATGCTCCTGCTCGCGCGCATGCTGCAGGGCCTGTCGCTCGGCGGCGAGTACGGGGCGAGTTCGGTCTACCTGACGGAGATCGCGGATCCGCGCCGCCGCGGCTTCTTCAGCAGCTTCAACTACGTGACGCTGATCTCGGGCCAGCTGCTGGCGACCTTCCTGCTGGTGGTGATGCGGGCGCTCCTGAGTTCCGACCAGATCGCCGCCTGGGGCTGGCGCGTCCCGTTCGCCATCGGTGCAGCCTGCGCGGTCATCGGCTACGCCCTGCGCCGGAACATCGACGAGACCGACCAGTTCAGGGCGCTCGAGCGCCGGGGCACGGCGGAGCGGCCGACCTTGCGCCTCCTAGCCCAACCGCGCGCCCTGGTCCTGGTCGCCGGCATGACGGTCGGCGGCACGGTCGCGTTCTTCACCTACACGGTCTACATGCACCGGTTCCTGTCGAACTCGGCCGGGCTGACGCGGGATCAGACGACGCTGGTCTCCTGCGCCACGCTGTTCGTGTTCGCCTTGCTGCAGCCGCTGCTCGGGGCGCTGTCGGACCGGATCGGGCGCAAGCCCCTGCTGCTCGCCTTCGGTGTCCTCGGGACGCTCGGCACCGTGCCGCTGATGACCGCGATGACCCGGGTCCACGATGCGCGGTCGGCGCTGATCCTGCTGATGATCGCGCTGGTCATCGTGTCCGGCTACACGTCGGTCAACTCAGTCGTGAAGGCCGAACTCTTCCCCACGAGCGTGCGGGTCCTCGGCGTCGGCCTTCCCTACACCCTGGCGACATCCGTTTTCGGCGGCAGCGCCGAGTATGTCGGGTTGTGGTTCAAGCATCTCGGCCATGAGACCCTGTTCTTCTACTACGTCAGCGCCTGCATCGCCTGCACCTTCGTCACGACGCTGTTCCTCAAGGAGGGCGGCACCGCGAGTCTCGATCCTGAGCGGGTCGGCGGCGAGCCCCACCCGTCGAAGGGTCTCGTGACCGGCGTTGCGCCGCTAGCCGACTCGCCCCGCACCGCTCAAGGATAG
- a CDS encoding enoyl-CoA hydratase: MADPQLIVQRDGPIGWLIFSNVAKHNAMTFEMWRGVPEVIAGLAEDPEIRILALKGAGEKAFVSGADISEFETRRGSSEAQMAYNAAADAATAIIQTCPKPTLAMVRGYCIGGGLALALACDLRFAAEGTRFAIPAARLGLGYRYAGMRRLVDVVGPSRAKDIFYSARQFDTAEALSMGLINRIVPKDALEEEVRAYGTRVAANAPLTIAAAKLAIDAATTEPGPDALAAIDRAIKACFASEDYREGPIAFREKRPPNFKGR, from the coding sequence ATGGCAGACCCCCAACTCATTGTGCAGCGGGACGGGCCGATCGGCTGGCTGATCTTCAGCAATGTCGCCAAGCACAACGCCATGACGTTCGAGATGTGGCGCGGCGTGCCCGAGGTGATCGCCGGCCTCGCGGAGGATCCGGAGATCCGCATCCTCGCGCTGAAGGGCGCGGGCGAGAAGGCGTTCGTATCCGGCGCCGACATCTCCGAGTTCGAGACCAGGCGCGGCTCCAGCGAGGCCCAGATGGCCTACAACGCCGCCGCGGACGCGGCGACCGCGATCATCCAGACCTGCCCCAAGCCCACCCTCGCCATGGTGCGCGGCTACTGCATCGGCGGCGGCCTCGCCCTCGCGCTAGCCTGCGACCTGCGCTTCGCCGCGGAGGGCACGCGCTTCGCTATCCCCGCGGCCAGGCTCGGCCTGGGCTACCGCTACGCCGGCATGCGCCGCCTCGTCGACGTGGTCGGCCCCTCGCGCGCCAAGGACATCTTCTACTCGGCACGCCAGTTCGACACCGCCGAGGCGCTGAGCATGGGGCTGATCAACCGGATTGTTCCCAAGGATGCGCTGGAGGAGGAGGTCCGAGCCTACGGGACCCGCGTCGCCGCCAATGCGCCGCTGACCATCGCGGCCGCCAAGCTCGCCATCGACGCGGCCACCACCGAGCCCGGCCCGGACGCCCTCGCCGCCATCGACCGCGCGATCAAGGCCTGCTTCGCCAGCGAGGATTACCGGGAGGGCCCGATCGCCTTCCGCGAGAAGCGGCCGCCGAACTTCAAGGGCCGCTGA
- a CDS encoding efflux RND transporter permease subunit codes for MISRFFIERPVLANVLALVMVLIGAVSLFNLPVSQYPNVVPPTVQVTTRYPGASARTVVDTVALPIEQQVNGVEGMLYMQSTSASDGTYTLTVTFAIGTDGDQAQVLVQNRVAIAMSSLPQAVQVQGVTTQKKSTAVLQFVTLSATDGKFDSLFLSNYGVINVQNELARLPGVGNVTVFGAGQYAMRIWLDPDLVQARGLTPDAIINIVQQQSQEVTAGAVGMPPVPAGQDFQYTLNVNGRLNNAPDFENIVIKADAQDGGRITRLRDVGRVELGAQTYSQSFTLNGQPAAGIGIYQLPEANALTVANAVRTRMAELAKTFPSGLVYAIPFDTTEFVQASIHEVYRTLFEAAVLVLIVILVFVQDWRAMLVPATTVPVTIIGAFAAMAAMGFSVNLSTLFAIVLAIGIVVDDAIVIVEGVSHHIDEGLSPRAAAEKAMEELFGPIIGITLVLMSVFVPAAFLPGLTGQLYKQFALVIAATALISAINAATLKPTQCALWLRKPVPPEKRNVFYRGFNRVYGVLENWYARLIATMVRRSGLMVAVALLLIGLAGWGLTRLPTAFLPTEDQGYVLIGAQLPDGASKERTDAVMQRISAQAKATPGVDNVLSISGISVLDSNATLPNAGVAYVVLKNWDARAREKGQDLRSLYERFNAMLEGVEDAATFVLIPPPIQGIGNASGFTMQIELRNGDFDYPLLESLARTVVADGNSQSGLRKLNTSFRAGVPQIAIAVDRVKAEALGVTVGQVFSTLSSYVGSSYVTQFNKFGRTFQVYVQAAPDYRLRAEDVENLKVRAGNGVMVPLGTVVEIKTVQGPSLISLYNLYPTATIVGGAAPGFSSGQALDLMQQIAAKVLPPGTGYDWTAMSYQEKAVGAQIYLVFALAILLVYLVLAGQYESWILPLAVLLGVPLALLGTVGALLLLGVANNLYTQIGLILLIALASKNAILIVEVAREKRQAGLDIAAAAVEAARLRFRPILMTSFAFILGVLPLVTASGAGAAARKSIGITVFSGMLASTCLAVLFVPSFYVILQRIEERRARRGQPGPVASTPPAGTTAETGRA; via the coding sequence ATGATCTCGCGCTTCTTCATCGAGCGGCCGGTCCTGGCCAACGTGCTGGCCCTGGTCATGGTGCTGATCGGCGCGGTGTCGCTCTTCAACCTGCCGGTGTCGCAGTATCCCAACGTCGTGCCGCCGACGGTCCAAGTCACCACCCGCTACCCGGGCGCGAGCGCCCGCACGGTGGTCGACACGGTGGCGCTCCCGATCGAGCAGCAGGTCAACGGCGTCGAGGGCATGCTCTACATGCAGTCGACCAGCGCGAGCGACGGCACCTACACGCTCACGGTCACCTTCGCGATCGGGACGGACGGCGATCAGGCCCAGGTGCTGGTGCAGAACCGCGTCGCGATCGCGATGTCGTCGCTGCCGCAGGCGGTCCAGGTCCAGGGCGTCACGACCCAGAAGAAATCCACCGCGGTCCTGCAGTTCGTGACACTGTCGGCCACCGACGGGAAGTTCGACAGCCTGTTCCTGTCGAATTACGGCGTCATCAACGTGCAGAACGAGCTGGCCCGGCTGCCCGGCGTCGGCAACGTCACGGTCTTCGGCGCCGGCCAGTACGCGATGCGGATCTGGCTGGATCCCGACCTGGTGCAGGCCCGGGGCCTCACCCCCGACGCGATCATCAACATCGTGCAGCAGCAGAGCCAGGAGGTCACCGCGGGCGCCGTGGGGATGCCGCCGGTCCCGGCCGGCCAGGACTTCCAGTACACACTCAACGTCAACGGACGGCTCAACAACGCCCCGGACTTCGAGAACATCGTCATCAAGGCGGACGCGCAGGATGGCGGCCGCATCACCCGCCTGCGCGACGTGGGCCGCGTCGAGCTCGGCGCGCAGACCTACAGCCAGTCCTTCACGCTGAACGGGCAGCCCGCCGCCGGCATCGGCATCTACCAGCTGCCCGAGGCGAACGCGCTGACGGTGGCGAACGCGGTCCGCACCCGGATGGCCGAGCTCGCGAAGACCTTCCCGTCGGGCCTCGTCTACGCCATCCCGTTCGACACGACGGAGTTCGTGCAGGCATCGATCCACGAGGTCTACAGGACGCTGTTCGAGGCGGCCGTCCTGGTCCTGATCGTCATCCTGGTCTTCGTCCAGGACTGGCGCGCCATGCTGGTGCCGGCGACGACGGTACCGGTGACGATCATCGGCGCCTTCGCCGCCATGGCGGCGATGGGCTTCAGCGTGAACCTCTCGACGCTGTTCGCCATCGTGCTGGCCATCGGCATCGTGGTGGACGACGCCATCGTGATCGTCGAGGGGGTGTCCCACCACATCGACGAGGGACTGTCGCCCCGGGCGGCGGCCGAGAAGGCGATGGAGGAGCTGTTCGGCCCGATCATCGGCATCACCCTGGTGCTCATGTCGGTGTTCGTGCCGGCCGCGTTCCTCCCCGGACTGACCGGGCAGCTCTACAAGCAGTTCGCCCTGGTGATCGCCGCCACCGCGCTGATCAGTGCGATCAATGCCGCCACCCTGAAGCCGACCCAGTGCGCCCTGTGGCTGCGCAAACCGGTGCCACCGGAGAAGCGGAACGTGTTCTACCGCGGCTTCAACCGCGTCTACGGCGTTTTGGAGAACTGGTACGCCCGGCTGATCGCTACCATGGTCCGGCGCAGCGGCCTCATGGTCGCCGTCGCGCTCCTGCTGATCGGGCTCGCCGGCTGGGGGCTGACCCGCCTGCCCACCGCCTTCCTGCCCACCGAGGATCAGGGCTACGTCCTGATCGGCGCCCAGTTGCCGGACGGAGCCTCGAAGGAGCGCACCGACGCGGTGATGCAGCGGATCAGCGCCCAGGCGAAGGCGACGCCGGGCGTCGACAACGTTCTGTCGATCAGCGGGATCTCGGTCCTCGACTCCAACGCCACCCTGCCCAATGCCGGGGTCGCCTACGTGGTTCTCAAGAACTGGGACGCTCGGGCCAGGGAGAAGGGCCAGGATCTGCGCAGCCTCTACGAGCGCTTCAACGCGATGCTGGAGGGCGTCGAGGACGCCGCCACCTTCGTGCTGATCCCGCCGCCGATCCAGGGTATCGGCAACGCCAGCGGCTTCACCATGCAGATCGAGCTGCGCAACGGCGACTTCGACTACCCGCTGCTGGAGAGCCTCGCCCGGACGGTCGTCGCCGACGGAAACTCGCAATCCGGGCTGCGCAAGCTCAACACCTCGTTCCGGGCCGGCGTGCCGCAGATCGCGATCGCGGTGGACCGGGTGAAGGCCGAGGCGCTCGGCGTGACGGTCGGGCAGGTCTTCTCGACGCTGTCGAGCTACGTCGGGTCGTCCTACGTTACGCAGTTCAACAAGTTCGGCCGAACCTTCCAGGTCTACGTGCAGGCCGCGCCCGATTACCGGCTCCGCGCCGAGGACGTCGAGAACCTGAAGGTGCGCGCCGGCAACGGCGTGATGGTGCCGCTCGGCACCGTCGTGGAGATCAAGACGGTGCAGGGCCCGTCCCTGATCAGCCTGTACAACCTCTACCCGACCGCCACGATCGTCGGCGGGGCGGCGCCGGGCTTCAGCTCCGGGCAGGCGCTGGACCTGATGCAGCAGATCGCCGCCAAGGTGCTGCCGCCGGGCACGGGCTACGACTGGACGGCGATGTCGTACCAGGAGAAGGCGGTCGGCGCGCAGATCTACCTCGTGTTCGCGCTGGCCATCCTCCTCGTCTACCTCGTCCTGGCCGGTCAGTACGAGAGCTGGATCCTCCCGCTGGCGGTCCTGCTCGGCGTGCCGCTGGCGCTGCTCGGCACGGTCGGGGCGCTGCTGCTCCTCGGCGTCGCCAACAACCTCTACACGCAGATCGGCCTCATCCTGCTGATCGCGCTGGCGAGCAAGAACGCCATCCTGATCGTCGAGGTCGCGCGCGAGAAGCGGCAGGCCGGCCTCGACATCGCGGCTGCGGCCGTGGAGGCGGCGCGGCTGCGCTTCCGCCCGATCCTGATGACCTCGTTCGCCTTCATCCTCGGCGTGCTGCCCCTCGTCACCGCCTCCGGGGCCGGGGCCGCGGCGCGCAAATCGATCGGCATCACGGTGTTCAGCGGCATGCTCGCCTCGACCTGCCTAGCGGTGCTTTTCGTGCCGTCCTTCTACGTGATCCTGCAGCGCATCGAGGAGCGCCGCGCGCGCAGGGGGCAGCCCGGGCCCGTCGCGTCTACACCCCCCGCCGGGACAACCGCCGAGACCGGACGGGCGTGA
- a CDS encoding MFS transporter, with product MDRLSLAAVPDRATPAARAASSTRVFWITWAGWMLDGFDSAIYIFVLVPAVSELLAAGGIEPARGTIALYGGYFFSIFMLGWACSMFWGWLADRIGRVKVMCLTILVYSIFTGLCGLAGGLASFAVFRFCAGFGVGGEWAAGTPLLHESVSEHQRVRLAGWLHTATPTGLLLGAAASFLAPVIGWRGMFFLGVLPALLVVAIRATVQEPPRARQARTERGTDAPSLADMFVGPQARTTWAAGLMMSCIILGLWSSTYWAPTLVISKLVATGSTPAAAQKVAAISGIITNIGTLIGCLAMPFIATWFGSRRRTATAFFLGAFTINLVAYLGAAVWFDSVTLFIALLPLVGFFTNAVFAHYTIWLPELFPTRRRAFGSGFAFSFGRLLGALGPTIVGGLVVVTGSYPEALAIISLIYLLGLPTIWLAPETANKELPA from the coding sequence ATGGACCGCTTGAGCCTCGCCGCGGTCCCGGACCGCGCCACCCCGGCCGCGCGGGCGGCCTCGAGCACCCGGGTTTTCTGGATCACCTGGGCGGGCTGGATGCTCGATGGCTTCGACTCGGCCATCTATATCTTCGTGCTGGTCCCGGCGGTGTCGGAGCTCCTCGCGGCCGGGGGCATCGAGCCTGCGCGCGGCACGATCGCGCTCTACGGCGGCTATTTCTTCTCGATCTTCATGCTGGGCTGGGCGTGCTCGATGTTCTGGGGCTGGCTCGCCGACCGGATCGGGCGCGTGAAGGTGATGTGCCTGACGATCCTGGTCTACTCGATCTTCACCGGGCTCTGCGGCCTCGCGGGCGGGCTCGCCTCCTTCGCGGTGTTCCGGTTCTGCGCGGGGTTCGGCGTCGGCGGCGAATGGGCGGCCGGCACGCCGCTGCTCCACGAATCGGTGAGCGAGCACCAGCGCGTGCGGCTCGCGGGCTGGCTCCACACCGCGACCCCGACAGGCCTGCTGCTGGGCGCGGCCGCCTCCTTCCTCGCCCCGGTGATCGGCTGGCGGGGCATGTTCTTCCTGGGCGTGCTACCCGCTCTCCTCGTGGTGGCGATCCGCGCCACCGTCCAGGAGCCGCCCCGGGCGCGGCAGGCGCGGACCGAGCGCGGGACCGATGCGCCGAGCCTTGCCGACATGTTCGTGGGCCCGCAGGCCCGCACCACCTGGGCGGCCGGGCTGATGATGTCGTGCATCATCCTGGGCCTGTGGTCCTCGACCTACTGGGCGCCGACCCTGGTGATCAGCAAGCTCGTGGCGACCGGATCGACGCCGGCCGCCGCGCAGAAGGTGGCGGCGATCAGCGGCATCATCACCAACATCGGGACGCTGATCGGCTGCCTCGCGATGCCGTTCATCGCAACGTGGTTCGGCAGCCGCCGCAGGACGGCCACGGCCTTCTTCCTCGGCGCCTTCACCATCAACCTCGTCGCCTATCTCGGCGCCGCCGTCTGGTTCGATAGCGTGACGCTGTTCATCGCGTTGCTTCCGCTCGTCGGCTTCTTCACCAACGCGGTGTTCGCGCATTACACCATCTGGCTGCCCGAGCTGTTCCCGACGCGCCGCCGGGCGTTCGGATCCGGCTTCGCCTTCAGCTTCGGGCGCCTGCTGGGCGCACTGGGTCCGACGATCGTGGGCGGCCTCGTGGTGGTGACGGGATCTTATCCGGAGGCCCTGGCGATCATCTCGCTGATCTACCTCCTCGGCCTGCCGACAATCTGGCTGGCTCCCGAGACCGCGAACAAGGAGCTTCCAGCCTGA
- a CDS encoding efflux RND transporter periplasmic adaptor subunit, whose amino-acid sequence MPIVLQLPRSVHLLALATIAGLAAGCRDANQYVPPPPPSVSVAQPALRTVTRYFELTGNTKAYAAVELEARVQGFLEAITYKDGAVVKKGTPLFSIQRNTYEAQLKQAQGALAAQQAALLNAQSEYQRQSTLGRQEFASQARVEDAKTKQDQASAAVMEAQANLDIATINLGYTQVSAPFDGVVTNHLADVGALVGISGPTKLAQLVRIDPLYVYFNVSEQQVLLVKEHLLATHRTLGDLSKILVEIGLQTETGYPHAGKLDYLAPQVDPSTGTLMARALIENGDHALLPGLFVRVRIPVGRQDKALLVRDDAIGTNQQGSYVLTVGADDVVTQRVVTLGPRDGRYRVIETGLAPGDWVVTEGIQRAIPGAKVAPQKSVVAEASSEPPPQR is encoded by the coding sequence GTGCCGATCGTTTTGCAGCTTCCCCGATCCGTCCATCTTCTCGCCTTGGCGACGATCGCCGGACTCGCTGCCGGGTGTCGCGACGCAAATCAATACGTGCCGCCGCCGCCGCCCAGCGTCTCGGTCGCGCAGCCGGCCCTGCGCACGGTGACGCGCTACTTCGAACTCACGGGCAACACCAAGGCGTACGCGGCCGTCGAACTTGAGGCGCGCGTCCAGGGCTTCCTGGAGGCGATCACCTACAAGGACGGCGCCGTGGTGAAGAAGGGCACGCCGCTCTTCTCCATCCAGCGCAACACCTACGAGGCGCAGCTCAAGCAGGCGCAGGGCGCCCTGGCGGCACAGCAGGCCGCCCTGCTGAATGCCCAGTCCGAGTATCAGCGCCAGTCTACGCTGGGTCGGCAGGAATTCGCCTCGCAGGCGCGCGTCGAGGACGCGAAGACCAAGCAGGACCAAGCCAGCGCCGCCGTGATGGAGGCGCAGGCCAATCTCGACATCGCCACCATCAATCTCGGCTACACGCAGGTCTCCGCGCCCTTCGACGGCGTGGTCACCAATCACCTCGCGGATGTCGGGGCGCTCGTCGGCATCAGCGGACCGACCAAGCTGGCGCAGCTCGTGCGCATCGATCCGCTTTACGTCTACTTCAACGTCAGCGAGCAGCAGGTACTGCTGGTCAAGGAGCATCTGCTCGCGACCCACCGGACGCTGGGCGACCTGTCCAAGATCCTCGTGGAGATCGGCCTGCAGACCGAGACCGGGTATCCACATGCCGGCAAGCTCGACTACCTCGCGCCGCAGGTCGATCCGTCCACCGGCACGCTGATGGCCCGGGCGCTCATCGAGAACGGCGACCACGCGCTCCTCCCGGGCCTGTTCGTGCGGGTCCGGATCCCGGTCGGGCGCCAGGACAAGGCCCTGCTCGTCCGCGACGACGCCATCGGGACGAACCAGCAGGGCAGCTACGTGCTCACGGTCGGCGCCGACGACGTCGTCACCCAGCGGGTGGTGACGCTCGGGCCCCGGGACGGGCGCTACCGGGTGATCGAGACGGGGCTCGCGCCCGGCGACTGGGTCGTCACGGAGGGCATCCAGCGGGCGATCCCCGGCGCCAAGGTCGCCCCCCAGAAGTCGGTGGTGGCCGAGGCTTCGTCCGAGCCGCCGCCCCAGCGGTGA
- a CDS encoding CaiB/BaiF CoA transferase family protein — MPSAHALSRFTVLDLTRVRSGPTAVRQLADWGVDVIKIEPPGGDRIGGNRDGSDFQNLHRNKRSLTLDLKQPEGVAVLKRLARSADVLVENFRPDVKDRLGIGYAALAAENPRLVYASISGYGQDGPYRMRPGLDQIAQGMGGLMSITGEAGGGPVRAGIAVADSSAGLYCALGILTALLEREQSGQGQWVQTSLLQAQIALLDFQAARWTMDHEIPPQIGNHHPTASPMGAFPTADGHVNIAPIGEAMWRRLCAVLGHPEWAEDPRFADQPARGRNRHDLADAIAAVTRTRNAAHWVEALNDAEIACGPVYTMDQVFADPQVQHLGMAETVEHPRLGRIDLVAQPIRMSRSDGHVRTAAPDLGAQSEAILHAFGFDAQAVTALREKRVI; from the coding sequence ATGCCCTCCGCCCATGCGTTGAGCCGCTTCACGGTGCTGGACCTCACCCGCGTGCGCTCGGGCCCGACGGCCGTGCGCCAGCTCGCCGACTGGGGCGTCGACGTCATCAAGATCGAGCCCCCCGGGGGCGACCGGATCGGCGGCAACCGCGACGGCTCAGACTTCCAGAACCTGCATCGCAACAAGCGCAGCCTCACCCTCGACCTGAAGCAGCCCGAGGGCGTCGCCGTGCTGAAGCGGCTCGCGCGCTCGGCCGACGTGCTCGTCGAGAACTTCCGGCCGGACGTGAAGGACCGCCTCGGCATCGGTTACGCGGCGCTGGCCGCCGAGAATCCCCGGCTCGTCTACGCCAGCATCTCCGGCTACGGGCAGGACGGCCCCTACCGCATGCGTCCCGGGCTCGATCAGATCGCGCAGGGGATGGGCGGGCTGATGTCGATCACCGGCGAGGCCGGCGGGGGGCCGGTGCGGGCCGGCATCGCGGTCGCCGATTCGAGCGCCGGCCTGTACTGCGCCCTCGGCATCCTGACCGCGCTCCTGGAGCGGGAGCAATCGGGCCAGGGGCAGTGGGTGCAGACCTCGCTCCTGCAGGCGCAGATCGCCCTGCTCGACTTCCAGGCGGCGCGCTGGACCATGGACCACGAAATCCCGCCGCAGATCGGCAACCACCATCCGACCGCGAGCCCGATGGGCGCGTTCCCGACCGCCGACGGGCACGTCAACATCGCGCCGATCGGCGAGGCCATGTGGCGGCGCCTGTGCGCGGTGCTGGGCCATCCCGAATGGGCCGAGGACCCGCGCTTCGCCGATCAGCCGGCGCGCGGCCGCAACCGCCACGACCTCGCCGACGCAATCGCCGCTGTGACCCGGACCCGGAACGCCGCCCACTGGGTCGAGGCCCTGAACGACGCCGAGATCGCCTGCGGTCCGGTCTACACGATGGATCAGGTCTTTGCCGATCCGCAGGTGCAGCATCTCGGCATGGCCGAGACGGTGGAGCACCCGCGCCTCGGGCGCATCGATCTGGTCGCCCAGCCGATCCGGATGTCCCGCTCGGACGGGCACGTGCGGACGGCGGCGCCCGATCTCGGCGCGCAGAGCGAGGCGATCCTGCACGCCTTCGGCTTCGACGCGCAGGCGGTCACGGCGCTGCGGGAGAAACGCGTGATCTGA